The proteins below are encoded in one region of Gadus macrocephalus chromosome 14, ASM3116895v1:
- the cul4a gene encoding cullin-4A, producing MMAEDIRQDKKGNFSALMEHNSNGVTRSSALAASKTGASKKLVIKNFKDKPKLSENYTEDTWLKLCDAVGAIQNSTSIKYNLEELYQAVENLCSYKVSPTLYRQLRQLCEDHVQAQIQQFREESVDSLSFLKRMNRCWQDHCRQTIMIRSIFLFLDRTYVLQNSLLPSIWDTGLELFRTHIVSDSGVQKRTVDGILEQIELERSGETVDRSLLRSLLGMLSDLQVYKESFEERFLVETNRLYAAEGQRLMQERDVPEYLHHVARRLEEENDRVISYLDQSTQKPLVYCVEKQLLGEHMTSILQKGLTVLLDENRVTELTLLYQLFSKVKGGLHTLLQFWRDYIKAFGGEIVGTPEKDKDMVQELLDYKDKMDNVVHTCFARNESFINAMKEAFEAFINKRPNKPAELIAKYVDSKLRAGNKEATEEELERILDKIMIIFRFIHGKDVFEAFYKKDLAKRLLVGKSASVDAEKSMLSKLKHECGAAFTSKLEGMFKDMELSKDIMIHFKQYTQNQSGPSNIELTVNILTMGYWPSYIPMEVHLPAEMVKLQEVFKVFYLGKHSGRKLQWQPTLGHAVLKTEFKEGKKELQVSLFQTLVLLMFNEGEEFSVEEIRTATGIEEGELKRTLQSLACGKARVLNKNPRGKDVEDGDRFNFNKDFKHKLFRIKINQIQMKETVEEQVSTTERVFQDRQYQIDAAVVRIMKMRKTLSHNLLVSELYNQLKFPVKPGDLKKRIESLIDRDYMERDKDTPTQYHYVA from the exons ATGATGGCAGAGGATATCCGACAGGACAAGAAGGGTAACTTCTCTGCCCTGATGGAGCACAACAGCAACGGAGTGACTAGGTCCTCTGCTCTGGCTGCAAGTAAGACTGGCGCCTCAAAGAAGTTGGTCATCAAAAACTTCAAAG ACAAGCCCAAGCTGTCTGAGAACTACACAGAGGATACTTGGCTAAAGCTTTGCGATGCAGTGGGCGCAATCCAGAACAGCACCTCCATTAAATACAACCTGGAGGAGCTATACCAG GCGGTAGAGAACCTCTGCTCCTATAAGGTGTCCCCTACTCTGTACAGACAGCTGCGGCAGCTCTGTGAAGACCACGTACAGGCCCAGATCCAACAGTTCAGAGA AGAGTCTGTGGACAGCCTGTCCTTCCTGAAGAGGATGAACCGTTGCTGGCAGGACCACTGCAGGCAAACG ATTATGATCCGTAGTATTTTCCTGTTTCTGGACCGAACATACGTCCTTCAGAATTCCCTGCTTCCCTCTATCTG GGACACAGGTCTGGAGTTGTTCCGTACCCACATTGTGAGCGATAGCGGGGTCCAAAAGCGCACCGTGGACGGCATCCTGGAGCAGATTGAGCTGGAGCGGAGCGGGGAGACGGTGGACCGGAGCCTGCTGCGCAGTCTGCTGGGCATGCTGTCCGACCTGCAG GTCTATAAGGAGTCGTTTGAGGAGAGGTTCCTTGTGGAGACCAACCGCCTGTATGCAGCCGAGGGCCAGAGGCTGATGCAGGAGAGAGAT gtCCCTGAATACCTGCATCATGTGGCTCGTCGGCTGGAAGAGGAAAACGATCGAGTGATCAGCTACCTCGACCAGAGCACTCA AAAACCGCTTGTCTACTGTGTGGAGAAACAACTGCTAGGCGAACACATGACCTCTATCCTCCAGAAGG GTCTGACCGTTCTACTGGATGAGAACAGGGTGACAGAGTTGACCCTCCTCTACCAGCTCTTCAGTAAAGTCAAGGGAGGCTTACACACACTGCTGCAGTTCTGGAGGGACTACATCAAG GCGTTCGGAGGGGAGATTGTAGGGACGCCAGAGAAGGACAAGGATATGGTGCAGGAGCTCCTGGACTACAAGGACAAAATGGACAACGTAGTGCACACCTGCTTCGCCCGCAACGAGAGCTTCATCAACGCCATGAAGGAGGCCTTCGAGGCTTTCATCAACAAGAGACCCAATAAGCCGGCAGAACTCATAG CGAAGTACGTGGACTCTAAGTTGCGTGCCGGAAACAAGGAAGCtacggaggaggagctggaaaGGATCCTGGACAAGATCATGATTATCTTCCGCTTTATACATG GAAAGGATGTGTTTGAGGCCTTCTATAAGAAGGACCTGGCCAAGCGTCTGCTGGTGGGGAAGAGTGCTTCTGTAGACGCAGAGAAGTCCATGCTGTCTAAACTGAAACACG AATGCGGTGCAGCCTTCACCAGTAAACTAGAGGGAATGTTCAAAGACATGGAGCTGTCCAAAGATATCATGATCCACTTCAAACAg TATACCCAGAACCAGAGTGGCCCCAGCAACATCGAGCTGACGGTGAACATTCTGACCATGGGCTACTGGCCCTCCTACATTCCCATGGAAGTCCACCTGCCCGCCGAG ATGGTGAAGCTGCAGGAGGTGTTCAAGGTCTTCTACTTGGGGAAACACAGTGGAAGGAAGCTCCAGTGGCAGCCCACTCTGGGCCATGCCGTCCTGAAGACCGAGTTTAAAGAG GGGAAGAAGGAGCTGCAGGTGTCTCTCTTCCAGACCCTGGTGCTGCTGATGTTCAACGAGGGGGAGGAGTTCAGCGTGGAGGAGATCCGCACCGCCACTGGGATAG aggagggggagctgaAGCGTACGCTCCAGTCGCTGGCATGCGGAAAGGCCCGTGTCCTCAACAAGAACCCCCGGGGGAAGGACGTGGAGGACGGAGACCGCTTCAACTTCAACAAGGACTTCAAACACAAGCTGTTCCGCATCAAGATCAACCAGATCCAAATGAAAGAAACG GTGGAAGAGCAGGTGAGTACAACAGAGCGAGTGTTCCAGGACCGGCAGTACCAGATCGACGCAGCCGTTGTGCGCATCATGAAGATGAGGAAGACTCTGAGCCACAACCTGCTAGTGTCGGAGCTTTACAACCAGCTCAAGTTCCCTGTCAAG CCTGGGGACCTGAAGAAGAGGATCGAGTCCCTGATAGACAGAGACTATATGGAGCGTGACAAGGACACGCCCACCCAGTACCACTATGTCGCctga
- the lamp1a gene encoding lysosome-associated membrane glycoprotein 1a, with the protein MKKSNLCFQLVACSLILGFVRAVTLELREGNSTCIKADLSASFSITYNTTNTSTTVKVDLPDSTTVDQGSSSCGSDGRPVSLVGVFGPGHTLGLFFSNNGSMYSVNMLSIQYNLSDSALFPLANSSGVVTVMTESVGMWAWLNTTYRCVSPASIPVGGAIVTFSGVKMEAYMTQEDLSPVESVCTADQEGTTAAPTTPSPTTTPVPAPTPQGLPEQGTYAVTKGNDTCLMARMGLQLNITYTSQSKNNTVQEVVNIHPNLTTASGTCGASISTLVLDHEGNTIISFTFTLNTTSNKYHLSGLVLVANWSDMSEPVSVSNSNLAYLTSVLGRSYSCNSEQSLIITEAVSINTFRLQVQPFAVISNQFATAVECQIDQDQMLIPIVVGAALSGLVLVVLIAYLIGRKRSNAGYQTI; encoded by the exons ATGAAGAAGTCAAACTTGTGTTTCCAGCTCGTCGCCTGTTCGTTGATTTTAG ggTTTGTCCGGGCTGTGACGTTGGAGTTGAGAGAGGGAAACTCCACCTGTATCAAGGCTGATCTCTCCGCCTCTTTCTCCATCACCTACAACACAACTAACACCTCG ACCACAGTAAAGGTGGATCTCCCGGACTCTACTACGGTGGATCAGGGCAGCAGTTCATGTGGCAGCGACGGGCGTCCGGTGTCGCTGGTGGGCGTGTTTGGGCCAGGCCACACCCTCGGACTCTTCTTCTCTAACAATGGGAGCATGTACAGTGTGAACATGCTGAGCATCCAGTACAACCTGAGTGACAGCGCTCTGTTCCCCCTCGCTAACAGCTCAG GCGTTGTCACGGTGATGACGGAATCTGTGGGGATGTGGGCATGGCTCAACACCACCTACCGCTGTGTAAGCCCCGCTTCTATCCCAGTGGGAGGGGCAATAGTGACCTTCTCTGGGGTTAAGATGGAGGCGTACATGACCCAAGAAGACTTAAGCCCCGTTG AGAGTGTCTGTACTGCTGACCAAGAGGGTACCACGGCAGCGCCTACAACACCCAGCCCCACTACGACGCCAGTGCCGGCACCCACCCCGCAAGGCCTCCCTGAACAGGGAACCTACGCTGTTACCAAGGGCAACGACACCTGCCTGATGGCCAGGATGGGACTGCAGCTTAACATCACCTACACCTCTCAGTCCAAGAACAAT ACGGTCCAGGAAGTAGTGAACATCCACCCCAACCTGACGACGGCTTCGGGCACGTGTGGAGCCAGCATCTCCACCCTGGTCCTGGACCATGAGGGAAACACAATCATCTCGTTCACCTTCACTCTG aacaccacctccaacaAGTACCACCTCAGCGGCCTCGTGCTGGTGGCCAACTGGTCCGACATGAGTG AACCAGTGTCGGTGAGCAACAGCAACCTGGCCTACCTGACCAGCGTCTTGGGCCGGTCTTACTCGTGTAACTCGGAGCAAAGTCTGATCATCACAGAGGCGGTCTCCATTAATACCTTCAGACTGCAGGTGCAGCCGTTTGCTGTGATCAGCAATCAGTTCGCTACAG CGGTAGAGTGCCAAATAGACCAGGACCAGATGTTGATCCCCATCGTGGTGGGAGCCGCCCTGTCTGGTCTGGTGCTTGTGGTCCTCATAGCCTACCTGATCGGCAGGAAGAGGAGCAACGCAGGATACCAAACCATCTGA
- the tgfbrap1 gene encoding transforming growth factor-beta receptor-associated protein 1 homolog — MSVKAFELVPAVERDLLMGDKARINVECIECCGKHLYVGTNDCFIHHFLLEEVPSQKGGIKYSAQKLQQKYLGLKKPVAELRAASALERLIVLCDGVLFLVDMATLETVPSATGSGGAKIKGVTSFCMNGNPVNTDPFCVEIAVISSRRRTVQVYTVYEDRVQLVKEVTTAEQPSVVSLDGYFLCLALASQYMILNYTTGASQDLFPYNSEERRPIVKRIGREEFLLAAPGGLGMFANAEGVSQRAPVNWSESVIGAAVCFPYVVALDQDFISIHSMLDQQLKQSLAFRDGHILQDFEGKVVLASTKAVYVLVPLPLEQQIQDLLSGDRVEEALVLTEGAQPNIPRDRFQILHRRILQQAGFIQFGQLQFQEAQEYFRKGELDVRELISLYPLLLPPTSSFTRCHPPLHPFADLNHLAQGDLEKGLRCKRFLISYLGSVRGTEASRASREEVDTALLKLYAEQDHESLLDLLASDNTCLLADSAPWLEKHSKYFALGLLYRCNGQDSAALQLWIRVADGELQDSTRPDLYEYIVDFLTFCPNLDLVWRYSDWALKRDPKVGVQIFTKRSSGKDQSGQPMPDDVITYLEKHSPARLLYLEHLVLERRIKKEKFHSLLAVLYLEQVLSLLEGAPPPAPGQLSLARERLQALLRESNLYRVQLLLGKMEGCDQLLLERATLHGKLEDHGKALDILVHQLQDYRSAEAYCLWASSSSSQGAACRQQLLHLLLDMYLGGGAEERRGDLEMAAVDLLNRHGERFDAVRVLSVLPEGWSLQLLKPFLGRAVRTSVHASRTSRLALGLSRAENLQLLHDRLKERKKPILVSEKRGCHLCHNTFSCPDVVCLPGAVPVHTHCIAHRLSDSALNTHADSAPSKHVDSAPNKNSTQNSNHT, encoded by the exons ATGAGTGTGAAGGCTTTTGAGCTGGTGCCTGCCGTGGAGCGGGACCTGCTGATGGGGGACAAGGCTCGCATCAATGTGGAGTGTATTGAGTGTTGTGGGAAACACCTGTACGTGGGCACCAACGACTGCTTTATCCACCACttcctgctggaggaggtgccCTCTCAGAAAGGCGGGATAAAGTACTCGGCCCAGAAGCTGCAACAGAAATACCTGGGCCTTAAGAAACCAGTCGCAGAGCTCCGTGCCGCCTCAGCCTTGGAGCGCCTCATCGTTCTCTGTGACGGCGTGCTGTTCCTGGTAGACATGGCCACGCTGGAGACAGTTCCCTCAGCAACGGGCTCGGGCGGGGCCAAGATAAAAGGCGTGACGTCTTTTTGCATGAACGGAAACCCGGTGAACACCGACCCATTCTGTGTGGAGATCGCGGTGATCTCGTCCCGACGGCGCACAGTGCAGGTTTACACTGTGTACGAGGACCGCGTGCAGCTGGTGAAGGAGGTGACCACGGCAGAGCAGCCCAGCGTTGTGAGCCTCGACGGCTATTTTCTGTGCCTTGCACTGGCCAGCCAGTACATGATCCTGAACTACACCACTGGGGCCTCGCAAGACCTCTTCCCCTACAACAGCGAGGAGAGGAGGCCCATCGTCAAGAGGATCGGCAGGGAAGAGTTCCTCCTGGCTGCGCCTGGTGGCCTTG ggatgtTTGCCAATGCGGAGGGCGTGTCCCAACGTGCGCCAGTCAACTGGTCTGAGAGTGTGATTGGTGCAGCCGTGTGTTTTCCATATGTGGTGGCCCTGGACCAGGACTTCATCTCCATCCATAGCATGCTGGACCAGCAGCTCAAACAGAGCCTGGCCTTCAGGGACGGACACATTCTGCAGGACTTTGAAG gTAAGGTGGTGTTGGCCTCCACCAAGGCAGTGTATGTGCTGGTCCCGCTGCCCCTGGAGCAGCAGATCCAGGACCTGCTGTCGGGAGACCGCGTGGAGGAGGCCCTGGTGCTGACGGAAGGAGCCCAGCCCAACATCCCCAGGGACCgcttccag ATCCTGCATAGACGGATCCTACAGCAGGCCGGCTTTATCCAGTTTGGACAGCTCCAGTTTCAGGAAGCACAAGAATACTTCAG GAAAGGAGAGCTGGACGTCAGGGAGCTAATCTCCCTTTACCCCCTCCTGCTGCCCCCCACGTCCTCCTTCACCCGCTGCCACCCCCCACTGCACCCCTTCGCAGACCTCAACCACCTGGCTCAGGGCGACCTGGAGAAAGGGCTGCGCTGCAAGAGGTTCCTCATCTCCTACCTAGGATCG gtCCGTGGTACCGAGGCCTCCAGGGCGTCCCGGGAGGAAGTGGACACAGCGCTGCTGAAGCTGTATGCTGAGCAGGACCACGAGAGTCTACTGGACCTGCTGGCCTCAGACAACACCTGCCTGTTGGCTGACAGCGCTCCCTGGCTGGAGAAACACAGCAA ATATTTTGCCCTGGGTCTCCTGTATCGCTGCAATGGCCAGGATTCTGCTGCTCTGCAG TTGTGGATCCGTGTGGCGGATGGGGAGCTGCAGGACTCGACCCGACCGGACCTGTATGAATACATAGTGGACTTCCTCACCTTTTGTCCTAATCTGGACCTGGTCTGGAGGTACAGCGACTGGGCATTGAAGAGAGACCCCAAG GTAGGAGTCCAGATCTTCACCAAGAGGTCTTCTGGCAAGGACCAATCGGGTCAGCCAATgcctgatgatgtcatcacttACCTTGAGAAGCACAGCCCTGCCCGCCTCCTATACCTGGAACACCTGGTGTTGGAAAGACGCATTAAG AAGGAGAAGTTCCACAGCCTCCTTGCCGTGCTGTACCTGGAGCAGGTGTTGTCTCTGCTAGAGGGCGCTCCTCCCCCGGCCCCAGGCCAGCTCTCCCTCGCCCGGGAGAGGCTTCAGGCCCTCCTCAGGGAGTCCAACCTCTACAGGGTCCAGCTTCTACTAG GTAAGATGGAGGGCTGTGatcagctgctgctggagcgtgCCACGCTCCACGGGAAGCTGGAGGATCACGGAAAGGCGCTGGACATCCTGGTCCACCAGCTCCAGGACTACAGATCGGCGGAGGCCTACTGCCtctgggcctcctcctcctcctcccagggcGCAGCCTGCagacagcagctcctccacctccttctggaCATGTATCTAGGTGGAGGTGcagaggagagacgaggagaccTTGAGATGGCCGCCGTGGACCTGCTGAACCGTCACGGCGAGCGGTTTGACGCGGTGCGCGTGCTGAGCGTGCTCCCGGAGGGCTGGTCCCTGCAGCTGCTCAAGCCCTTCCTGGGCCGGGCTGTGCGCACCAGTGTGCACGCTAGCAGGACGTCTCGCCTGGCGCTGGGCCTGTCCCGTGCTGAGAACCTGCAACTGTTGCACGACAGG TTAAAGGAGCGGAAGAAGCCCATCCTGGTGTCTGAGAAGCGGGGCTGTCACCTCTGTCACAACACATTCAGCTGCCCCGACGTGGTCTGTCTGCCCGGCGCTGtccccgtacacacacactgcatcgcACACAGACTGTCAGACTCCGCCCTCAACACGCATGCTGACTCCGCCCCCAGCAAACACGTGGACTCTGCCCCTAACAAAAACTCAACGCAGAACAGCAATCACACGTAA